TCTACTGAGATGATGATGGTATTACTACTAACATTCAATGGGACGGTATTGTTGGTGATTGGGTCATCATTCGCAGTAATGGCAATGATATTACCATTGTCGTTAGAGGTCGGATTTAACTCGATTTGTGCTACATCGCTATCCACGATTGTGGTGTATTGCATTGTTTGGCTATTGAAGCTGGGGTCAAGTTTTAAATTGGGACCAGGTTGCCCAGTAGATAGAGTCAGAGCAGTTAAGTACGGCATTTGTCGGGTGACTATTATCGTATAGCGTGCAGTGGCTCTGCCATCTGGTGTGGTTACTGAGATGATAATGGTATTACTACTAACATTCAATGGGACGATATTATTGATGATTGGGTTATCATTCGCAGTAATGGCAATGATATTACCATTGCCGTTAGAGGTCGGATTTAACTCGATTTGTGTTACATCGCTACCCACGGTTGTGGTGTATTGCATTGTTTGGCTACTGAAGCTGGGGTCAAGTTTTAAATTGGGACCAGGTTGCCCAGTAGATAGAGTCAGAGCGGTCAAGTACGGCATTTGCCGGGTGACTATGATCGTATAGCGTGCAGTATCTCTGCCATCTGGTGTTGCTACTGAGATAATAATAGTGTTATTACCGACATTCAATGGGGCGATATTATTGATGATTGGGTTACCGTTAGTAGTCATAGTAATGCGATTGCCACTGGCGTTAGAGGTCAGATTTAATCTAATTTGTGTTACATCGCTATCTACGATTGTGTTGTATTGCATTGTTTGGCTACTGAAGCTTGGGTCAAGTTTTAAATTGGGACCAGGTTGCCCAGTCGATAGGGTCAGAGCGGTTAAATATGGCAGTTGTCGTCGAGTCACTGTTAGCGTATAGCGTGCAGTGGCTCTGTCATCTGGTGTGGTTACTGAGATGATGATGGTATTACTACTAATATTCAATGGGACGGTATTATTGATGATCGGGTTATCATTCGCAGTAATAGCAATGATATTACCATTGCCGTTAGAGGTCGGATTTAACTCGATCTGTGTTATATCGCTATTCACGACTGTGGTGTATTGCATTGTTTGGCTACTAAAGCTTGGATTAAGTTGTCCGCTGGATAGAGTCAGAGCGGTCAAATACGGCATTTGTCGGGTGACTGTTAGCCTATAGCGTGCAGTGGCTCTGCCATCTGGTGTTGCTACTGAGATGATGATAGTGTTATTACCGACATTCAATGGGACGGTATTATTGGTGATTGGGTTACCGTTAGCAGTCGTAGTAATGCGATTGCCACTGGCGTTAGAGATCGGAGTTAGCCTAATTTGTGCTACATCGCTATCCACGATTGTCGTGTATTGCATTGTTTGGCTACTGAAGCTGGGGTCAAGCTTTAAGTTGGGACCAGGCTGCCCAGTTGATAAGGTCAGAGCGGTTAAGTATGGCGGTTGCCGGCGGGTTACTATTATCGTATAGCTTGCAGTGGCTTTGCCATCAGCTGATGTAACGACTATGTTGATAGTATTATCACCTACATTGAGCGGCACTCCAGCACCGCCACCACCGGATACAGCTGTACCGTTGATGGTAATCCTCTGTCCGCTATAGTTGGGCATCGGTGTGACATTAAGGATGTCTGTATCGCTATCAACGGTTGCTGTATATTGTTTGACTGTGCTATCAAAGGATGGGGTGAGTGGTCCTGGCGATATGGATAGATTTTGTAAAACAACACTGGAGGGAGATGTTCTCTGCGCTTGAATAATATAAGATATGTCACAAGGAACATCAGGAATATTGGAGAAATCTCTGAAGCGAACATTTCCGACACCGACTATTGTGGCTTGTTCATCGGAACTTAAAATGACTGTGATAGTATCGGTTGCAGCGATTCTGATTAGCTCTCCATCTATCATTTGAGTAAATGAGTCCATGTAGCGAAGTGTATAGTGGTTGGGTGGCTGTGAGCTCTGTGGGCTAGCTTCCTGATAAATAATGGTCTGATCATCGTTATCCATTAAACTGAATCGCCCAGATGGTGTCCGCACCATATCGTATTCGCTATCTATAAATTTGATATCATCAATATTGAGCCCTAAGCATTGTACATATACATTCTCATATCTAGCGTGCCAGCTACCTACAGGTTCAAAACTTTGTTCGGATAGCCGTATGATTTTTATAGTATAAGTTTCCGTTCTGCCATTATCTCCAGTGCTCACTGTTACTGTAGCCGTTTGAACGGTCTCTGCAGTTAAGTGAATCGCAACATTCGTCGTCACTGATCTACCGTTGACAGTGATTTTTTGGCGATCATTAATAGTTTGTAAATTAACCTCAAGTTGTGTTGTGTCACTGGCAACGGTTGCAACATAAGCAGTTATTGTGCTATTGAAACTTGGATATAGCTCTCCTACTGACAGAGAAAGTTTAGCCAACCTTGGAGGTGTATTGTCGTAAAATGGCCGTCTTGAGTCATCACAAGTAGAAGTATCATTAGGATAATAGCTACTCCCATCTGTCAATGCACATTGAACGCGCCCATCTTCATAAATTTTATCAAAGCGAGAAATAGCACCTTCGCATGAACTTAAATTTAGGTTGCTAGAGAGTACGCCGCGTACAAAGTATCTAGGTCCCCAAAAAGAAGCACCTGATGCACCTCCTGCTATGCCACCGCGAAGAGCCTTTATGCTGTAATGGGTACATCCATAACCACGACAATTCTCAAGGCGAACAATACCTCCACGGGCAGAGGTTATAATATCTAGTGCATATCGAAACCCAGTCACTTCAGCTTGTGCATAGTTTTGACGGTTAGAGTTTCCGTGATGTAGTGTCTCTAGAGTAGAACCGACGCTCAAGCTATCAGGGTTGTAGCCCAACAAGAAAGGACTATTTGTCTGAGACGATGGACGGCCGTCGGCGCGTTGAATAGAGTTTCTGTTAACCCAAAGCAATGCCCAATCACCTCTGCCATTTCCGGCGATGAATCTAACATCATTGCCGACGAGTTTGTCATCAGCGGTTGCACAAACGGATTGACTAGTTCTGACTTGTGCATTGATAACGCTGCCTTTGCGCATTTCCTGTGAACTACCGGGATGAACGCAATGTAACGCAGTTAATAGATAGTATCCGGAATTACCCGAACTATTTAGAAAACCACCTGTACATGAAAATGCGTCCCCACTGGGTGCTGTATATATTATCTGGCTAATAGCACGGTATGCCCCTATATCGTCGGCGATGCATTCATCATTGCGAACTGGACAGCTAGGTTGCTGAGCTTGACTTTCTGATGAAAAGCCTCTGAGTGCAGGGAAATCGTCGTTGCCTTTTCTAAAATAATGATTGATTTTTTTAATGATAAACGGGAAAGTATTGGGTTGTAAGCTACTATCCTCAGCCGCCCATACTTCAATAACGATGGCATTCCCTGGAACGCTGGTCGACCAAAATTCTTCCTTATTCTGACTACGGATATCGGGATATTCACCGATATGGCTGGTTACCGCGTTTTGACCAGAATAGACTTTAACTTTCAACTGAGATGTTAGGGTGGCTTCAGAGAATAATACCTGCATGCCGACCGCAGCAGGAGATTTGATATGCAGATGCCAGATATTAAAGTTCTCTTTAGTGCCCAACAATTTCCAGTTTGAGTGATTGACCGAAATATCTCGTTGTATAGTCAGGTAAGTACGATCTTTTTGTGCGATTAAATCGACGATTTCTAGCTGCTCCTGATAGCTGAGTTCGGGTAGGACGATGGTTGCATCGTCTGGGTAGAGATACATCATCTCGCGAGCACTTTGTATCGTTTTAGGTTCAAAAGTAGCACTGGGTTGCGCCGGCATATAAGCCTCTGCAGCACTGAATATAAGAAAAATAGCTATCGCTACTGATAATTTTCTAATCATGAGTTGCTGCTGAATAAATATAGGGGGTTACTTTCTCTCTATTCATTATAAGTCTAGCCGCTCAAAAGATGCCAGGCGATTGATACAAACACACAGGGATGATGTTCCTTTTTTATCTCTCAGCTAGGTATTATATTCACAGGTGCCCGACTTCAGACTGACTTACGCATTAGTTTTTTCTGGTGTCGGTGATACAGCGGAAAATCTTTCTTTTTAATGTTCTTATCTCAGTGGACCTTCAAGGAATACTCGGGTGCGCACTAAGATACCGAAATTCACCTTGAGTATATATTGTTCCATTGCACTGGGATCTCTATCTACGACATCTATATAAATTGTGTTGATACTATCTGTCAGCGTGATTGGGAGAGCTTCACCACTGGCGATAGGTTGATTATTGATGCTAGAACCGCTTTGCGGTGTATAGCGAACGGCAATTGTGCGTCCGGCATCGGCGGTCGGTGTTACAAGAATGTTGTTTAGCGTGTGATCTACACTGATAAAATAGTTTAAGTTTGTAGGGTTAAAGTCTGGTTTTAGGGTTAATTGTTGGGTAGTGGTTGGGGTCTGTGCGGCAACGATGAGATCGCTTAAGGTAGCAGTGCTTAGGCGCCTGATTGTTAAACGGTAGTTTTGCATACCAGTGTCGTCTGCAGTTGCTACTGTGATGGTAGTTGGATTATCTCCCACCTCGAGTCTAACCGCAGTGTTAGTGTTCTGTTCATTAATAGTAATGGTATGCAAATCGCTATCCGCAGTGATCATTACATTCACTTCTCTCACACCATTACCCACAGTTGCCCGGTAATTTAGTGTAGCATCTTGACATTGTTGCCCAGCAAAATGAGGCATGATAGTTCCTACTGATAGCGACAAGGCGGTTAAACAGGGTTTTTGGCGGGTCACTGTTATCGTATAGCTTGTAATAGCTTGACCATCTGGTGTGGCTACTGAGAGGGTGATGATATTATTACCAACATTCAATGGGACGGTATTGTTGGTGATTGGATTATCATTCGCAGTAATAGCAATGGTATTGCGATTGCCGTTAGAGGTCGGATTTAACCTAATTTGTGCTACATCGCTATCTACGATTGCGGTGTATTGCATTGTTCGGCTATTAAAATTCGGATTAACTTGCCCAGTAGATAGAGTCAGAGCAGTTAAGTACGGCATTTGTCGGGTGACCGTTATCGTATAGCTTGCAGTGGCTCTGCCATCGGCTGATGTGACGACTATGTTGATAGTATTATCGCCTACATTGAGTGGTACTCTCGCACCACTACCACTGGATGCGGCTGTACCATTAATGATAATCTCCTGTCCGTCATGGTTGGCTACCGGTGTGACTATAAAGGTTCCTATATCGCTATCAACAGTCGCTGTATATTGTTTTATTGTGCTATCAAAGGATGGTGTGAGTTGTAAGGATGGTGTGGGTTGTTCTGTCGACAAGGATAGATCTTTTAAAGCAATGCTGGAGCGAGGCCTCTGCACTTGAATGATATAAGATGTATTACAGGTGAAATCAGGAAGATCTGTGGCGCGAGCGTTTCCGAAACCGACTACTGTGGCTTGTTCATCGGAATTTAAAATGACTGTTATAGTATCGGTTTCTGTGAATCCGAATTCGGTAGATGAATCTGTGTAGCGAAATGTATAGCGATTGGGTGGTTGTCGACGAGTTTCGTTATAAATAATAGAGGAATCACTGTTATTAATTAAATTGAATCGCCCAGATGATGTCTGCACAATATCATATTCGCTACCTACAGGGCCAAAAAGATCGTCAGCGGTCAACCCTAAGCATTGTATATCTACATGCTCATATGCAATAATTTGCCAAGTACCTACGGGTTCAAAACTTTGTTCAGATAGTCGTATGATTTTTATGGTATAAGTATGCTTTTCGCTATCGTCCGCAGTACGCACCGTTATTGTAATCATTTGAACTGCTTCTGAAGATAAGCGAATCATAGCATTCGCCGCCACTGCTCTACCGTTGACAGTAATTTTTTGGCGATCAGCAGCAGCTCGTAAATTAAGCTCAAGTTGGGTTGTGTCCCCGTCAACGGTTGCAACATAAGCAGTTATTGCGCTATTAAAATTCGGATATAAATCTCCTGCCGACAGAGAAAGTTGAGCTAATCTTGGAGATATTCTAGCTAATCTTGGCGTATCGTAAAGCGGCCGACTTGAGTCATCACAACTAGAAGTATTGTCAGGATAATAGAGATTTCCATCTGTTAATGCACATTGAACGCGGCCGTCTTCATAAATTTTATCAAAGCGAGAAATAGAACCTTCGCATGCATTTTCACTAGCAGTACTAAGCACACCGCGTACCAAGTATCTAGGTCCCCAAAAGGAAGCACCTGATGCACCTTCCGCTAAGCCACCGCGAAGAGCATTTATGCTGTAATGCGTACATACATCACTACGACAATTCAGAAAAAGAACATTACCTTCAGAGTTAGATGTGATACTATTGACTGCATATCGGCGTCCGGTCACTTCAGCTTGTGCATAGTTTTGACGGTTAGAGTTTCCGTGATGTAGTGTCTCTAGAGTAGAACCGACGCTCAAGCTATCAGAGTTGTAGCCCAACAAGACAGGACTATTTGTTCGAGACGGTAGACGACGACCATCAGCGCGTTGCACAGAGTTGCTGTTAACCCAAAGCAATGCCCAATCACCTCTGTCATTTCCGGCGATGAATCTAACATCATTTCCTACGAGTTTGTCATCATCAGTTGCACAAACGGATTGACTGGTTATGACTTGTGCATTGATAATGCTACCTTTGCGCATTTCCTGTGAACTACCGGGATAAATGCAATGGAACGCGGTTAATAGATAGAGTTCGGAACTACCCGAACTATTTAGAAAACTACCTGTACATGAAAATGTCCGTCCATTGGGTTCTGTATATTCTATAAAGCTAATAGCACGATATGCTCCTATATCGTCGGGGATGCATTCATTATTCTGAACTGAACAGCTAGGTTGCTGAGCTTGGCTTTCTAATGAAAAGTCTCTGAGTGCAGGTAAATCGTCGCTCCTTTTTCTAAAATAATGATTGATTTTTTTAATGATAAACGGGAAAGTGCTAGGTTGTAAGCTACTATCCTGCGCCACCCATACTTCAATAACGATGGTATTTCCTGGGACGCTGGTCGACCAAAATTCTTCTTTATTTTGACTACGGATATCGGGATATTCACCAATATGGCTGGTTACCGCGTTTTGACCAGAATAGACTTTGACTTTGAACTGAGATGTTAGAGTGGCTTCAGAGAATAATACCTGCATGCCGACCGCAGCGGGAGATTTGATATGTAGATGCCAGATATTAAAGTTCTCTTTAGTGCCTAGCAATTTCCAGTTTGAGTTATTGACCGAAATATCTCGTTGTATAGTCAGGTAAGTGCGATCTTTTTGTGTGATTAAATCGAAGATTTCTAGCTGCTCCTGATAGCTGAGTTCAGGTAAAACGATGGATGCATCGTCTGGATAGAGATACATCATCTCGCGGGCATTTTGTATAGTTTTAGGTTCAAAAGTAGCACTGGGTTGTGCAGGCATATAAGCCTCTGAAGCACTGAATATAAGAAAAATAGCTATCGCTGCCGATAATTTTCTAATCATGAATTGCTGCTGAATAAAAAATAGAGGGTTACTTTATTTATTCATTATAAACCTAGCCGCTCAAAAGGTGCCAGGCGATTGATACAAACACACAAGAATGGTGTTCTTGTTGATTTCCCAGTCAAGTATGACATTCACAGGTCGCCCGACTGCGGGCTGATTTATGCGCTTGTATCGTTAGGTATGATAACAGAGTTATGAAGGATTACAAACCGCTCCCTTAAACTAGAGAGTTCGGTTTTCTAGTATTCAACTATCCGATGGGCTTAAATAAGGTTTCAAATAGCGCCCAGTCCACGAATTGAGATTTTGCGCGACGGCTTCGGGGGTGCCGCAGGCAATAATCTGTCCGCCTTTGGCACCGCCTTCAGGTCCTAGATCTATCACCCAATCAGCGGTTTTAATGACATCCAAATTATGCTCTATGACAATAATGGTATTGCCTTCGTCGCGCAAGCGATAGAGTACTTTTAGCAGTTGCTCTATGTCGTAGAAGTGTAATCCGGTAGTTGGTTCATCTAATAAATATAAGGTTTTTCCTGTACTTCTCTTGGCAAGTTCACGCGATAGTTTAATACGCTGTGCTTCTCCGCCTGACAAAGTGGTCGAGTTCTGCCCAAGCCGGATGTAAGACAAACCTACATCAATTAGGGTTTGTAGTTTGTTGCGTATCGCTGGAATTGCATGAAAGAAAACAATTGCATCCTCTACGGTCATGTCCAACACTTGACTGATGTTTTTTTCTTTGTAGTGGATGTCTAGGGTTTCTCGGTTATATCGCAATCCTCTGCATACATCGCAACGCACATAGACATCAGGCAAAAAATGCATTTCTACTTTAACCACACCGTCGCCTTGGCAGGCCTCACATCGCCCACCTTTGACATTAAAACTAAAACGCCCAGGCAGATAGCCGCGGCTACGTGCTTCTGGAGTATTTGAAAATAGTTCTCGCACCGGCGTAAATAAACCAGTATAGGTTGCCGGGTTGGAGCGCGGCGTGCGCCCGATAGGGCTCTGATCGATATTGATAATTTTATCTATCTGCTCTAAACCAATGATTTCTCTGCACGGCGCCGGATGCATATTGCTACGATGTAGGGTATTGGCAACATGTTTGTACAAGGTTTCGTTGATGAGCGTAGATTTACCCGAACCCGATACACCAGTGATGCAGGTTAACAAGCCCAAAGGTATTTTCACATTGATGTTTTTGAGGTTATTACCAGAAGCTTTGTTGATTTTTAATATACGCTTGGCTTGCATAGGTGTGCGCTTGGGAACGGCGATAGTGCGTTCACCTGAAAGATAGCAACCGGTGAGTGATTTTGAATGATTGATGATTTGCTTAGGCGTACCGCAGGCAACTACAGTGCCACCGTGTTCACCAGCACCGGGACCCAAATCGAGTATGTAATCAGCTGATAGCATGGCATCTTTATCGTGTTCAACAACCAGCACACTGTTGCCTAGATCGCGCAGTTCGGTGAGGGTATTCAGCAGTCGCTTGTTGTCGCGTTGATGCAGACCGATCGATGGTTCATCCAGAATATACATGACTCCGACTAATTGTGAGCCGACTTGACTGGCTAACCTGATACGCTGTGCTTCTCCACCCGATAGGGTTTCAGCACTACGACTGAGCGATAAATAGTCGAGTCCAACATTGACGAGGAATTTTAAGCGGTGGCGTATCTCGATGAGGATTTTGTCAGCTATCTCGGCTTGCTTTGCATCCAGTTTTAATTGTTTGAAAAACTCAAGCACATCGGATATGGTCATAGCTGAGACTTCGGGCAGGCGAGTCTTCGCAATATAAACATGACGCGCCGACTCATTGAGTCTTTCGCCGTCGCACTGCGGGCAATTTTGCAATGAAAGTAATCCTCTTAGTTTTTCTTTGATAAATTCCGAGTCGGTCTGGTTATATCGCTCCGCCATGCCGCTGATAATGCCCTTGAAAGGATGGCGGCGACTGATATATTTACCAGTATGATCGCGGTAGCGAAATTCAATTATTTGTTTAGCATCGCCGTAGAGTATCGCTTGTCTCACTGCGTGTTTGATAGTGCCAAATTTCTGCTCAACATCAAAACCGTAATGCTTGGCTAATGATTTTATCGTCTCGATATAGTAGTCATTGCGTCGATCCCAGCCGCGTATTGCACCACCCAATAAACTAATATTCGGGTTGACTATTTTTTCTTCGTCAAAGTATTCAATAACACCTAAGCCATCGCATTCAGAACACGCACCGATCGGATTATTGAACGAGAATAAGCGTGGTTGCAGTTCACTCAATGTATAACCGCAATGCGGGCATGAAAAACTAGCGGAAAAAAGTAACTGTTGCTCAGGGTGTTCTAGCGGGAGGGCAATAGCTAAATCATTTGCCATATTGAGTGCGATTTCCAATGACTCGGCAATACGTTGTTGTGCGTTTTCTTTGACTTTCAGTCGGTCTACTACGACTTCTATGGTATGTTTTTTATGCAGCGCTAATTTGGGCTGTTGGTCTATTTCGTAGAGCTTGCCGTTGATGCGCACCCGCAGGAAACCTTGTAACTTTAGCTCCTTGAATAATTTATCGTAGACGCCTTTGCGCGCGCGTATCACCGGCGCTAAAATCAGTAGCGCAGTATTCTCTGGCATAGCCATGACACGATCGACCATTTGACTCACGGTTTCGCTATTCAGCGGGATATTGTGCTTAGGGCAATACGGTGTACCGACGCGCGCATAGAGCAATCGCAAGTAATCGTGTATTTCGGTTACCGTGCCCACCGTAGAACGCGGGTTATGCGATGTGCTTTTTTGATCAATAGAAATCGCTGGTGATAAACCCTCTATTTGATCGACATCAGGTTTTTCCATGCGTGTTAAGAATTGTCTGGCATAAGCAGATAGCGATTCGACATAGCGTCTTTGACCTTCTGCAAAAATAGTATCAAAAGCCAACGAGGATTTTCCAGAGCCAGAAAGGCCAGTGATGACAACGAGTTTATTCCTAGGTATTTTCAGATCTATGTTTTTTAGGTTATGCGTGCGAGCGCCTTTGATATGTATTATATTTTTCATTGATTCATTGCGGTCAAATTGCCGTTATAATATGCAAGCATCAAATAATCGTTGAACAATAAAGAACATCACACGGTACCTATGAATAGCATTGAGCGGCACACTGCGCTGAGTTTAGGAGGAGTTTATGCGATTCGCATGTTCGGTCTATTCCTAATTCTGCCAGTCTTTGCATTACACAGTCACGAGTTTAAATTTGCTACTTCTACCTTGACAGGAATTGCTCTGGGGATTTACGGTTTGACCCAAGCGTGTCTGCAAATTCCTATGGGCTTATTGTCCGATCGCATAGGTCGTAAGACGGTTATTATAGCGGGATTTATATTATTTTGTATAGGCAGTGTAATCGCAGCACTGGCAGAGACCATCTACGGTGTTATACTCGGGCGCGCACTGCAAGGTGCTGGTGCGGTTGCTTCTACCTTGATGGCACTGGCTGCTGATTTAAGCCGCCAAGAACAACTTTCGAGAATTAACATGATTATCGGTGGTGGTATCGTATTGGCTTTTGCATCAGCCCTGGTATTAGCACCTGTGTTGCATGCACAAATAGCTCTGTCGGGTATATTCTGGTTGTCTGCAATGCTGGGCGTATTGGCGATATCTATCGTTTTATACGGTGTTCCTAAGATTCCCGAAAATCGGAAAATATCGATATCAACACAATGGCAGCGCAACTGCATCAAGGCTGCGCTCAATGATAGAGAATTGCTACGCCTTTATCTAGGCGTATTCGCATTGCATGCGGCAATGGCAACAAATTTTCTGATTTTACCTGCGCTGATAGTCAAGCGATTGCATTTAGCGAGTGCTGATCATTGGATGTTTTATCTTTTTATATTGATAGTCTCAGTGGTATTAATATGGCCGATGCTTGTGTGGGGAGAGAAAAAGCAGCGCGTAAAAGAAATTTTTATCGCCGCGATTTTGTTACTGACGCTCAGCTACGCAAGTTGGTATGCTAGCGATGGTAGCATTACATTGATAATATCTGCATTATTATTTTTTACTGCGTTTAATTATCTAGAGGCCAATTTGCCCGCTTTAGTCAGCCGTAGATGCGATGCCGAGCACCGCGGCAGTTGTCTGGGTATGTTCTCTACTGCTCAATTTTTAGGGATATTTGCCGGCGCGAGCAGCGGTGGATTTTTACTTGAGTGGGGAGAGGTGAGTATAATAGTTCCGGGCTTATTACTGCTACTCATCTGGTTTTTTAGCGCATTCAGCATGAAAAAGGTTGTTTTGAGACGAGTATGAAATAAAAATTAAGGTTTTAGTTTATTTTTAATAGAGGAGAAATAATTATGTCAAGAGGAATTAATAAAGCAATTTTAATAGGCAACTTGGGACAGGATCCAGAAATTAGATATACCCCTAGCGGCTCTTCGGTTTGCAACCTGACACTCGCTACCAACGATAGCTGGAAAGATAAAGAAAGCGGCGAGCGCCACGAGCGAACCGAGTGGCACCGGCTCGTATTCTTCGGTCGCCTAGCGGAAATCGTCCAAGAGTATCTGCACAAAGGTTCACAGATTTATGTGGAAGGCAGAATACAGAGTAGAAAATGGCAAACGCAGGGTGGGGAAGAGCGAATGACGACGGAGATTATAGTCTCTGACATGCAGATATTAGGCTCGCGTAGCAGTACTGCAGAATACGATAGCGATAAAAATTTGCGCAACAGTCAACCGGCGAAGGCTGCGGATAAATCGACAGTAGAAGATACCGGCGATGCACACGCTTCTGAACATGCCAAGTTCAACGACGAGATACCTTTTTAAGGACAACAGAGTTACCTATATTCAGTAATGAAAGTTCTACAGGTAGGTAGGTTTTATCCTTTACCTATCGGTGGTGTTGAGCAGGTCATACGCAATATCTACGAGGGCTTAAACGCTATTGATGTAAGATGCGATGTGTTATCGTATAGCAACGCACTACGATCCTCGACACAGAGAACTTCGACCGGCACGATTTATAGGAGCGCAAGCATAGGATGTATCCGCTCGACTTGGTTGGCGCCGCTGTTGCCATGGCACCTCAAGCGCATCGCCGCCAATTACGATGTGATTCATGTACATCATCCAGATCCTATGTCTGCTGTGACATTATTTGCAGTCAGACCGAAGGCGAAGTTGGTCGTTCACTGGCATTGCGATATAGTTCGTCAAAAGATAGGGCGGGTTTTAATTACCCCACTGGTGCGTTGGTTGTTGAAGCGAGCGGACGCTATCGTCACCACGACCCCAGCTTATAAGAGAACTCGTTCTTTGCGCGATTGGTATGATAAAGTACACATTATTCCTGTAGGGATAGATGATAATTTCTCAGCGGCTGACCAGCAACGAGTGCAAGCAATCCGATCTGCGTATCCCGATCACTTTATCGTCTTGGCAATCGGGCGGTTGATATACTACAAAGGTTTTGAATATCTTATCAAAGCAGCACAGCATACTGATGATAAAGTCGTTATATTGATAGGAGGAGACGGCAAAGATAGGCGTAGATTGGAGCAGTTAATTATAAAACTTAAACTACAAGATAAGGTCAAATTACTCGGCTATATAGACCATCGTAATTTAGTGCATTATTACCGGGCATGCGATTTGTTTTGCCTCAGTTCGGTTGCCAAATCGGAAGCGTTCGGCATCGTGCAGCTAGAAGCGATGA
This Chromatiales bacterium DNA region includes the following protein-coding sequences:
- a CDS encoding cadherin-like beta sandwich domain-containing protein, whose translation is MIRKLSVAIAIFLIFSAAEAYMPAQPSATFEPKTIQSAREMMYLYPDDATIVLPELSYQEQLEIVDLIAQKDRTYLTIQRDISVNHSNWKLLGTKENFNIWHLHIKSPAAVGMQVLFSEATLTSQLKVKVYSGQNAVTSHIGEYPDIRSQNKEEFWSTSVPGNAIVIEVWAAEDSSLQPNTFPFIIKKINHYFRKGNDDFPALRGFSSESQAQQPSCPVRNDECIADDIGAYRAISQIIYTAPSGDAFSCTGGFLNSSGNSGYYLLTALHCVHPGSSQEMRKGSVINAQVRTSQSVCATADDKLVGNDVRFIAGNGRGDWALLWVNRNSIQRADGRPSSQTNSPFLLGYNPDSLSVGSTLETLHHGNSNRQNYAQAEVTGFRYALDIITSARGGIVRLENCRGYGCTHYSIKALRGGIAGGASGASFWGPRYFVRGVLSSNLNLSSCEGAISRFDKIYEDGRVQCALTDGSSYYPNDTSTCDDSRRPFYDNTPPRLAKLSLSVGELYPSFNSTITAYVATVASDTTQLEVNLQTINDRQKITVNGRSVTTNVAIHLTAETVQTATVTVSTGDNGRTETYTIKIIRLSEQSFEPVGSWHARYENVYVQCLGLNIDDIKFIDSEYDMVRTPSGRFSLMDNDDQTIIYQEASPQSSQPPNHYTLRYMDSFTQMIDGELIRIAATDTITVILSSDEQATIVGVGNVRFRDFSNIPDVPCDISYIIQAQRTSPSSVVLQNLSISPGPLTPSFDSTVKQYTATVDSDTDILNVTPMPNYSGQRITINGTAVSGGGGAGVPLNVGDNTINIVVTSADGKATASYTIIVTRRQPPYLTALTLSTGQPGPNLKLDPSFSSQTMQYTTIVDSDVAQIRLTPISNASGNRITTTANGNPITNNTVPLNVGNNTIIISVATPDGRATARYRLTVTRQMPYLTALTLSSGQLNPSFSSQTMQYTTVVNSDITQIELNPTSNGNGNIIAITANDNPIINNTVPLNISSNTIIISVTTPDDRATARYTLTVTRRQLPYLTALTLSTGQPGPNLKLDPSFSSQTMQYNTIVDSDVTQIRLNLTSNASGNRITMTTNGNPIINNIAPLNVGNNTIIISVATPDGRDTARYTIIVTRQMPYLTALTLSTGQPGPNLKLDPSFSSQTMQYTTTVGSDVTQIELNPTSNGNGNIIAITANDNPIINNIVPLNVSSNTIIISVTTPDGRATARYTIIVTRQMPYLTALTLSTGQPGPNLKLDPSFNSQTMQYTTIVDSDVAQIELNPTSNDNGNIIAITANDDPITNNTVPLNVSSNTIIISV
- a CDS encoding cadherin-like beta sandwich domain-containing protein — encoded protein: MIRKLSAAIAIFLIFSASEAYMPAQPSATFEPKTIQNAREMMYLYPDDASIVLPELSYQEQLEIFDLITQKDRTYLTIQRDISVNNSNWKLLGTKENFNIWHLHIKSPAAVGMQVLFSEATLTSQFKVKVYSGQNAVTSHIGEYPDIRSQNKEEFWSTSVPGNTIVIEVWVAQDSSLQPSTFPFIIKKINHYFRKRSDDLPALRDFSLESQAQQPSCSVQNNECIPDDIGAYRAISFIEYTEPNGRTFSCTGSFLNSSGSSELYLLTAFHCIYPGSSQEMRKGSIINAQVITSQSVCATDDDKLVGNDVRFIAGNDRGDWALLWVNSNSVQRADGRRLPSRTNSPVLLGYNSDSLSVGSTLETLHHGNSNRQNYAQAEVTGRRYAVNSITSNSEGNVLFLNCRSDVCTHYSINALRGGLAEGASGASFWGPRYLVRGVLSTASENACEGSISRFDKIYEDGRVQCALTDGNLYYPDNTSSCDDSSRPLYDTPRLARISPRLAQLSLSAGDLYPNFNSAITAYVATVDGDTTQLELNLRAAADRQKITVNGRAVAANAMIRLSSEAVQMITITVRTADDSEKHTYTIKIIRLSEQSFEPVGTWQIIAYEHVDIQCLGLTADDLFGPVGSEYDIVQTSSGRFNLINNSDSSIIYNETRRQPPNRYTFRYTDSSTEFGFTETDTITVILNSDEQATVVGFGNARATDLPDFTCNTSYIIQVQRPRSSIALKDLSLSTEQPTPSLQLTPSFDSTIKQYTATVDSDIGTFIVTPVANHDGQEIIINGTAASSGSGARVPLNVGDNTINIVVTSADGRATASYTITVTRQMPYLTALTLSTGQVNPNFNSRTMQYTAIVDSDVAQIRLNPTSNGNRNTIAITANDNPITNNTVPLNVGNNIITLSVATPDGQAITSYTITVTRQKPCLTALSLSVGTIMPHFAGQQCQDATLNYRATVGNGVREVNVMITADSDLHTITINEQNTNTAVRLEVGDNPTTITVATADDTGMQNYRLTIRRLSTATLSDLIVAAQTPTTTQQLTLKPDFNPTNLNYFISVDHTLNNILVTPTADAGRTIAVRYTPQSGSSINNQPIASGEALPITLTDSINTIYIDVVDRDPSAMEQYILKVNFGILVRTRVFLEGPLR